The nucleotide window ATAAATAATAAAGGCTTTTCAGTTCTAAATAAAGTTTAATTTTACAAATTATTTTTTCAAAATAACAAATTGGAATATTCAAGTTATATTTTTGCCGGTGTTGCTGCAATTTTTGCCGGGTTTATAAATGCAATAGCAGGAGGAGGAACTTTAATTACTTTTCCAACATTAACTGCTTTAGGTTTACCGCCTGTTATAGCTAATGTTACTAATACACTTGCACTTTGTCCGGGTTATTTTGGTGGAATATACGCGCAAAGAAATAATTTCAAATCCCAAAAGGATCAATTGTGGAAAATGTTACCAATAAGTATTATTGGTGGATTAACTGGTGGTTACTTGCTTTTAAAAATGCCAGAAAGCTCTTTTGAAACTTTGATTCCTTATCTTATTCTAATTGCAACTGCATTATTAGCTTTTCAAGTACCATTAAAAAACTGGTCAGTTTCAAGAAAGCAAAAAAGCTCACAGTTAATTAAAGATATTGGAACATATATTTTAATTTTTTTAGCTGCTGTTTATGGTGGCTATTTTGGCGCAGGCTTGGGTGTAATTCTAATGGCGGTATTAGGTTTGTTAGTAAATGAGAACTTAAATAAAGTAAATATTTTAAAACAAACTCTAGCTTTTGTGATTAATGTTACGGCAGCCATTTATTTTTCGTTTTCGGGCAAAGCAGAATGGATGTTTGTTTTAATAATGGCATTGGGAGCAATCCTTGGAGGATTCCTGGGTGGTAAAATGGTGGACAAAATTCCAACTACAGTTTTGAGATATATAGTTGTTTTCATAGGAATTACTGTTGCAGTAATTTACTTTATTAAATGATGTTTTTTAACATTGAAAAATAGTAATTGTTATCGAAATGCTGTATTTTTACATTAATAATTATTTAAATATATGAGAACAATATTTTTTCTTTTGATGTTTACATCATTCCTTTCATTAAATTCAAATGCTCAGGCTATTGCGGAAGATTTTACTTTAACTGATTGTAATGGAAATTCTGTTTCTTTATATCCGATTTTGAATCAGGGAAAAGTAGTTGTGTTAATTTATGAGCATCAATGTGGTTCTTGCGTTACAGGATCAAAGCGGGTTCAGAATGTAATAAATAATTATTTTAGCACAAATCCTAATGTACAGGTAATGTATTTGGATAATGGTGGTTTTAATTGTTCAGCTATTGCAACTTGGATTTCAAATAATGGTCTTTTACCAGGTCTTTCTTTTATGTATTCAAGCGATTATGCTTCGCCATATGGTTCGGGTATGCCAATAATTGCTATTGCCGGTGGAGCTTCGCATCATTTGTTTTTTTCTTCAATATCCTTAACAACTTCTACAGAAGCTGCAATTAAAACCGGTATTGATCAGGCACTTTATGAAATTTCAAACAGTGTACCTACTAATACAATAAAAGAATCTTCTTATAAAGTATATCCTAATCCTGCTATTAATCAATTAAATATTGATTTTGAGAGTGCTGTAAATCAGGATGTAAATATTCAGATTTTAGATACTAAGGGAAATGTTGTTGAAGAATATTTACCTCTAAATGTACAGTTAGGATCAAATAAAATTAACTTGCCTCTAAAAGATATTAGTAGTGGTATTTATATTTTTAAGTTGATTTCAAAAGATGTGATATCTCAGCAAGAGCTTGTGATTACTAAATAAATTAAGCTTTTTCAGACAACCTTTCTGTATTTCCGACGTCTTTAAGTTATAAAAAAGAATTTTATGCTTAATGTTTGTCCGGAATTACTTGAATATTTATTAATGCCACCTTCCGATTTAGAGCCGGCAAGTTGTGAGATTAATATTTTAAGAAGCATGAGCATAGAGGATCGTGATAGAAAGCTTGCGTCTATGTCTTTATCAGAACAACTTAAACTTGCACGAACACACAAAGTCTGCACTTCAGTTCTTAACAAAAGCAGATGTCTTTTTGCAGAATAAATTTACTGAGGAATTGTAATCTTTGGGTCTAAATCTTTAGCCATTTTAAAGTATTTCAGAGCTTCCTCTTTTTGATTCAGATTCAGATATGAAATTCCAATGTTCAGAAAAGCTTGAGAATCTTTTGGATCTAGCTCTGTGGCTTTCTTTAGGAAATATATTGATGAATCATATTTCATTTGCATTCCATATGCAACCCCTAAATC belongs to Bacteroidia bacterium and includes:
- a CDS encoding T9SS type A sorting domain-containing protein gives rise to the protein MRTIFFLLMFTSFLSLNSNAQAIAEDFTLTDCNGNSVSLYPILNQGKVVVLIYEHQCGSCVTGSKRVQNVINNYFSTNPNVQVMYLDNGGFNCSAIATWISNNGLLPGLSFMYSSDYASPYGSGMPIIAIAGGASHHLFFSSISLTTSTEAAIKTGIDQALYEISNSVPTNTIKESSYKVYPNPAINQLNIDFESAVNQDVNIQILDTKGNVVEEYLPLNVQLGSNKINLPLKDISSGIYIFKLISKDVISQQELVITK
- a CDS encoding sulfite exporter TauE/SafE family protein; protein product: MEYSSYIFAGVAAIFAGFINAIAGGGTLITFPTLTALGLPPVIANVTNTLALCPGYFGGIYAQRNNFKSQKDQLWKMLPISIIGGLTGGYLLLKMPESSFETLIPYLILIATALLAFQVPLKNWSVSRKQKSSQLIKDIGTYILIFLAAVYGGYFGAGLGVILMAVLGLLVNENLNKVNILKQTLAFVINVTAAIYFSFSGKAEWMFVLIMALGAILGGFLGGKMVDKIPTTVLRYIVVFIGITVAVIYFIK